In the Plectropomus leopardus isolate mb unplaced genomic scaffold, YSFRI_Pleo_2.0 unplaced_scaffold22471, whole genome shotgun sequence genome, GTGCTGGGATGGGTGGTAGCGGGGACTGGGTCCTGCTGGATGGCTTCATCCGCTTCCTTGAAGGCCTCAACCGCATCCGGCGTCGCCATCGCTCTGACAGGATCATCAGAGTGAGGCTCTTAATTTACACtacatgtttttacataaaatatttccTTACAGTTTCCTGTAGATGTCACAGCTTTATTTCAGGCtacacatattttcatattttatgaacCTAACACTCAtagtgaaatcatttttttcaatttttgacaACTTCATCTTGAAGTTgtgctttgcattttttgacctctctcttgcttttttgattttttaatttttgctacTTCATATGTCTACTCCACTACTTTTAAACAGCAGATAGAAATATTGTTAGTTTACTCCACAACATGAATCTAGCAGTAGTTACTTtgcacattaaaatatgttgcattgtagtaaaaaaaaattgggccACTTTGATCACCTTCAACATTAACATTTGAATGCAACACTAATAACAACctaatgataaaatatataaaattacataCAAACAGAAGATATTTTGCAACATATGTACCAACATCTCTTAACATTTGCTCTGTTGACATCTGTATTTACTGCCATTAAAtggacactgtttttttttcacgtaGCAGAAGGGCACACCAATGAAGGGACTGCAGGTTACCAGTCCTCTCCCTCCGTATCCCACTGAGCCCGTGGTGCCCCCACAGGGAAAGAAAGGCACATCAGCTTTATCAGCCTTACTGGAGATGGAGCAGAACCAGAAGTGGGTGTCTCCAGGGACTGCAGGCCAGCATATTGTTTGCGTCTGAGCCATGAATCTCActttaaccctcagggactgtttggtgcattttaggcacttttcattcttcatttattgatcatttttcctgtgttcatgtatatggaatatattttggcaagattgtgtatttttgtttaatcttggaattccAGCTCAGcccctacaataagtctaaaatacaccgtgATAACAAATTTGTTACATTCATAGTATTGAGTGCAAAAAATACTCCATTGAAACGTCAATTTTTGATCCcgcagccatcaaagcataaaacatacACTGAATTAtatctgggtgtcattctgggcttttgccttggaatttgtcatttttacttttttctcacgttttttttaatatagttggcatatgaagaaaaaacatgctatttccaccaggtgcactgtcacTCAGCATCCCATCAGTgatgctgctaatcattgacatatcccaggctgcgataataaaaaaaacaacaaaaaactttgcatgtagtatattgataataattcttcttttttcatctaaaaacatagtggcatcatgac is a window encoding:
- the LOC121965945 gene encoding GATOR complex protein DEPDC5-like → MGGSGDWVLLDGFIRFLEGLNRIRRRHRSDRIIRQKGTPMKGLQVTSPLPPYPTEPVVPPQGKKGTSALSALLEMEQNQKTLEEQQQAKPSTAVSDPASVATASTYVDSPRK